The proteins below come from a single Uloborus diversus isolate 005 chromosome 10, Udiv.v.3.1, whole genome shotgun sequence genomic window:
- the LOC129231576 gene encoding protein HEXIM1-like: protein MSRVDVILPPEKLVKCAVANGSAKIDSAGSVCQPQTPRKISVREKNKKAGNSNNVSKLNSDEVRQSDNSSEVRKRKNKNRRKRKWKPYSKLTWDERRELEERDSKRAYRIREEMTSYGLTLAPYNTTQFLMEDHDVQEPDYEHISNGHRHRENSNSLDSSDDYYSSPEDEEEFLQQQFVQTYEDIHAEHLNNMSKIELVQELVNMEDKVETLEKSLQEARMNKPNHCELRPNGLNVEAELEKIRVFREEIEKLSQENDILRRENDKLLRRLPFKT, encoded by the coding sequence ATGAGTCGGGTGGACGTAATTCTCCCCCCAGAGAAACTTGTGAAATGCGCTGTAGCGAACGGCTCAGCGAAAATTGACAGTGCGGGCTCTGTTTGTCAACCTCAAACTCCTCGCAAAATTTCTGTgcgcgaaaaaaataaaaaagcgggAAATTCGAATAATGTTTCCAAACTTAATTCAGACGAAGTTCGTCAATCTGACAATTCTTCTGAAGTTCggaaacgaaaaaacaaaaatcgaagGAAAAGGAAGTGGAAACCCTACAGCAAACTTACTTGGGATGAAAGAAGAGAATTAGAAGAGAGGGATTCCAAAAGGGCTTACAGAATTCGGGAGGAGATGACTTCTTATGGATTGACTCTTGCCCCTTATAACACTACCCAGTTCTTGATGGAGGACCATGATGTTCAAGAGCCCGACTATGAACATATTTCGAATGGCCACAGACATAGAGAGAACAGCAACAGTCTTGATTCATCTGATGACTACTATAGTTCCCCTGAAGATGAAGAAGAGTTTTTGCAACAGCAATTTGTACAGACATACGAGGACATTCATGCGGAACATCTGAACAATATGTCAAAAATCGAGTTGGTTCAAGAGTTGGTGAACATGGAAGATAAAGTTGAAACTTTGGAAAAATCGCTTCAGGAAGCAAGAATGAACAAACCAAATCATTGTGAACTCAGGCCAAATGGTCTAAATGTTGAGGCAGAACTTGAAAAAATTCGAGTCTTCAGGGAAGAGATTGAAAAGTTGTCtcaagaaaatgatattttgcgGAGGGAAAATGACAAACTTTTAAGGCGCTTGCCTTTCAAAACGTGA